In the Aquimarina spinulae genome, CAAATACGATCCCTATGAATGTAGAAACATTTACAATCATGTTTAGTGATTTTAAAATGGATTCTGCAGTTATGAATTTTATTTGGGCAAACACAGAAGCTGCAGTTACAATAACAACCGCTGCAAAAGCACAAACTATTGCTAGTATCGAAAAAACTATGGCGGGACCAACCGATAGAGATCACTATCTGGCAGCTACTTTTTATAAAGATTCTGGAGATTTTGCAAAAGCAAAAGAGCACATTGATAAAGCGATATCGCTACGTAAAGAGCCTGCTTTTTGGTACCATAGACAACAATCTTTGATTTATTCTCTGGCCGGAGATAAAGATGGGGCAATAAAAGCAGCAAAAACTTCGTTAGAGTTAGCAGAGAAGGCAGGAAATGCCGACTATGTTAAAATGAATAAAGATTCCCTTGCAGAGTGGGGAGCCAAATAAACACTCTTTTTCACACACAAATCATAAAAGCGTTCCATTAGGAACGCTTTTTTGTTTACAAATAAGAATGCACTTTATTGCATTTTTATATAGTGTTATTTGTATTCATCAATTTTAAATTTCTTTTGTTTTTGTAAAGTTTCACCGTTCACTTGCTCAATAGAAATTATCCTTTTACATAATTTTAATTTGTTCGTTAGCTTTTCTATTTCAAGTTCTAATCTGATTTTTTTCTTTTTGTCAATTAAATCTTGATATGTGTATTTGGTAATTAGTTTATAATCCTCTTTTGACATATAAATGATAAAAGTAGAATCATTATCTGCTTTAAGGTAGATAAATGGACTTTTCACCAATCCGTGTTTTTCTAATAGTTCAATATGAGCTGTACTAGTTGAGTCTTCCTTTCTTAATCGGTCTATCCCTAGGCTATCTCTTAATTTAATATAGTTTTGATATAAACTGTCTGGTTGCCCATAAAAACTTCCAAGCTTTAGCCAAGTGTAATATAAATCTCCTTCTAAATTCGATTTTTTATTCGTATTAGTTTTGCATCCCAATAGAATTAGGAAACAGCTTGAAATTACTATTAATTTTTTCATTCGTTAATGTATAATTATCAATTTCAATTCATTTCTACACCAGTTTTTGATTTTTCCGTTTTTGTCAATTAATAAATAATACGTAACATTTTTTCTTTTATAGTTTTCCGATATAATTACATAAAAATGCTCAAAGCCAACTTTCTTATGATTAGGATGAAAATTTTTTAAATTAGGTAGCTATTACTTTTCGTTACTTAAACCACTATTACTTATATATTATTGTGCTTTTGTATATTTTTATTCTTGTGGAATTGGTAATTTATGTTGTCTTAAAAAAGATAATTTGTCCCAATATCCTCTTTGAAATTTAATTTTCCCATTTTCAATTTGAAAAAATCCGCAACCACGTAATCCTAAGGGATCTTTCCATTCTAATATTCCCCAGTCATTGTCTTCGAAAATATTTTCAATTATGCAATTCATACTCGCTTGATTGAATTCAGTCTTAAACATTTCTCGAATTGCAATTTTCCCAATAACTGGTTGATTGGTCACTTGATGATTAACTGCGTCATCATGATAAAATTCTGAAATCTTTTCAGCATTTCCATCATTAAACGTTTCTACCCATTTTTCTACTAATTCTTTAGGACTCATTTTACCGATTAGTTTGTTAGTATGAAGCACAACGGTCTTGTATATGAAAAATACGTCTTTTACAGAGACGGATTTTTCAGTTATTAGGTTTTGTTATTAAATAGGGGAGAACTCAAATATAGCGAAACCTGGCGTATTTTTTATATACGTTGTTGGCATTTCGTTTTTCAGGTCACATCATCTATTAGAATTTTATCATACGGTCTATTAAAGATGTATTTAATAGTAAAATCTTAATTTTTAGGAAAAACTCCATTGCCAAATTGACCAATACCAAACCTAAGGTTTTGCGTGTCTTTTGTATCCTGTTTATCTAATACTAAACCTAAAATAACTTTGTCAATTGGGTTTTGTCTATAACCAATAAGGCGTACCATAAACTTCGAGGTGTTTGATTCTTTTTGAAGTACGGCGAAACTTGATTTATCTGTTGATACACCTAAAGATTCAATGAATGAGAATATATCATCTAGGTTATTTAAACTGTTGACGTCAATACTAAATTCATTCGCTTTATTAATAATCCATGAATCTTTTTTCAATGCCTTTAAAATGGATGTTTCAGTGAAAACATCTTGAATTTCAACTTTTTCTTTAGTGACAAGATTAATTGTATTTATTTCTGACTGCATAGAGTTCCCGCAAGCTATCGAGCCGTATTCACTTTTCTCATAACTATAATAGTGCCCTAGCAAAGATAGTGGGTGATATAAAAATGTATAAGAAACGGGACACTCAGGAGTTTCCTCATTTTCAATAAGTTCTAATAATTGTTTGGTTCCGTTGTAAAGTTCCTGTTTTTTGTAATATGCTTTGTTATCGAAAATAGTTAACTCTGAATCACTATAAAGCTCTTCTCCTGTCGCTGCTTTATTATTAAATAAAACTAGGATTTCTTCAACGATAAGTCCTGCTTCTTTCAATAAATAGTGAGAGGAGGGGATAGGCTTGTCTCCCATAATTTGTTCAAATTGTTCTATAGGTAGTTGGTTGGTGGGTTTAAACTTTAATTGAAACTGAGTGTATTCAGGGTTGTTATATTTAAATACAGTGCCTGCTAGATCTCTGTCTATTTCAAAACCTCTAATTTGAAATTGTGTCCACAACATCTTTTCAACTTCTTCAATGGTACTTCCAATTCGCACACCTTCTTTTGTTTTAAAAGTAGAATTTCCCCCAGCTATTCTTACGTAAGAAATTTGATAGGGTTTTTCGGTCCAGTGAATATAAATATCATTTCCATCACCCAACCTTATATGCGTTACTTCCTGATTAAAAGGCGGATTTGTATGCTCAATAATTTGATTCTCTCGAAATAAGTTGCTTATATCGGTTGGTACTGTGTTGTGTTTTAATATTCCTACGTTTTTACCAGGATTGATAAGGCGGTCTTCTGAAACATCAATCTTTTTTAAAAAATTAGGATTTTCTTCTGGGCAATATTTTTCGCATTCGTAACAAGGCTGTATTAATTTTTCGTATTTGTTGAGATGTAATTCATTGGTGTATAGTTCGTAACTATCCTCATAGAGAAACTCAATGTTGAATTTTGTCCTGTCCTTTAGATATTCTACAATGACTAAATCGGTTTCTGGGTTTTCTTTTTCTTCGGTTTTTAAGGTAATTACTAAGGCTCCTGCATTGTTTATTTTAGCACTAATTATGGGGTAGGTGGTAATATCGTGCGACCCCTCAGAATTGAACACCCATTGCTCAGCATTCTTTTTAATACTATAACCAAATATTTCTCTATCACAGGGTTCGAAAATAAAATATGCTCCGTTTTCAAATTCGGTAACATTCGTCCATTTTTTAGGAATATCTGAAATATCAATATCGGTGATTATCTCTGTCTCAGTGCTTTTGCCAGACTCTTTTTCTATTGATTTATTTTCTGAAGTCTCTTTGCAGGCAACTAGTAAACTTAGTATGATTAATGATAAACATATTCTACGTATCATATGCAGTGATTTAATTCCTTAGTGATATTAATATATCGTTTTAATAATAAATAATCTTTTTTTATAGTATCGAAGTCAAGCGAAGATTGAGAAAAACACGGTTTAAAATAACTCTCATAATTTGTATAGTCACCTATGGCTATGTAGGGTTTTGAATTTACAATAGACAGATATACACTAGCACGCGTCTCTTGATAAAGTGCTACCAATTTAGCTCTCGTTTCTGGGTTTAATATTCGATGGGCTTCAGCTTCATCATTTCCATAAACAACAAATATCTTGTTAAAAATAACGTCCTCTACCTTTACCAAATCAGGTCGAAAAAGGTTATTTTCTTTAATCCACTCTCCTAATTTGCCCATAAAATTAGATGCGGAAACCGGAAGAACGTAGAGATCATGTTTACAAGGAAGTTTAAAATCAGCTTCATAGAAAATTCCTTTGAATAGTGTTTTTGTTTTTGGCCCGCCACCAGCACTGTCACTGGATGAAGCATGAACATTTGCAAAGCGAAATGCAGTTTGATTTAAATTGCCTTGAATTAAACCTTTACTTTGATAAAAACCTGGTTTTGTAGAGAGGATTCTACTCGCATTAAAAATATCTCTAGAAACGCCTTTAGTAGGAATATATGTTAAACTATTGTCAACCTTATGCATTAAAGTCCGAACAATTTTTTCTACATATTGTTCTTTAAAATTAGTTGCGTCTATATCTATTCGAAAAAAATAATGTATTCCAAATGCTGTAATTAGACATACTAGACAAAGAATTATTTGACTGTACTGAAAGAAAATCAAGTATATGGCTCCGATAATTAGAAGTAGCAATAGGAGTCTTACATTACGATTAAACTTGAAAGATTTTTTTCTCACACTTTCAAGAGACTTGTACTTGGGCTTTAATTGGTAGTCAAAAAAATCATTGAAATCTTTTTCTGTCATTACATAGTTTTTTTTGCAATAAAGTTCTTCTTAAATGAATGCCAACGTTTAGCTATGAATAGTACGGTGCAGAAAATCCGCGGATTTTCGTATCGATACAAGCCATAAGCTTTTGTTTTGTTTTTTATTTTGTCGTTTTAAAAAAGTCAAATTAAAAGATTTGGCGATGAATGTAAATATACACAAGCTTTAGAATTAAACACCAAAACACGTATTATTTATAGGTGTTGTTAGAGTTAGTTTTAATTAGGCTCAAAAATTAATGATATCTAATGTCAATTGAACCAATGAAAAAAGGAGTAATAAACCACCAGTGATTAGTTGCGAATTTGGCCACCATTTTTTGAGCTTTAAATTGTCATATTTTTTCGTGAATATCCACAATACTGTCATAAAAGGTAAAATCAATCCAATTGAAAATGCTATTAAAATTGGAATAATGCTTATTAAGTCATTATTTTCTGCATTTGTAATCATTAGGGTTCCTAATATAGGACCTGTGCTAGATATTGCTGATAAAGCAAGTTGAGTACTAAATATCAGTAAACCTAAAAAGCGAAAGAATTGCATCCAAGTCCCAAAATTTAGAAGTTGATATTTTTTGGTAAAAGAGCTTAAAAACCAAATTAAAAACAATATTCGAGAAGAATGAATTAAAATCCCATAACTCGAATCAAAACTTATTTCATTTAATAATCTGGAGGATATCAACTGTGTTAAAATATAAACAAATACAAGTGACGTTATAATTGTGTATAAAAGGATATTTATTTTGTGCTGTCTATTAGAGTTTTTTAGTTTTTCAAATATTAATGGAGTGATTATTAAATAAGGAAAAACTGCAGGGGTTAGTACTGCAATAACACCACTGATGAAAGCTATAAAGTATATATTCATTATTAATTTGAATTGATCAATTTTTTAATTAACCCTAACGGTTGGTGTAAGGATAGTTGTGTGGTTAAGCAACTAACTTAACAAAAATGAAATGAACTAGAGGAAAATCCTGCGAATTTTCCAAGTAGGCTAGAACCAAGCAATTATTTTTACACGTTGTTGTGTTTTAGTGCTTTTCATTATTAATCAATTCTTTTAATTCAGTCCACTTTTTATCCATAAAATGAAAATTCGGTAGTTTTAATTTCGATTCGATTTCGTTTGACTCGTATAAAATCCGATTCTTTTTTATTCCGATAATTTTATTTAATTCAATCCGTTTATTTCCATTTTCCAGATAGATATAGTTTTCGTCAAATTCTATTTCTGTCGGTTTGTTAAAAATTCGTTTTATCAGAATTAGCGCATAAATAACGAATAAAGAACAGAAAATAATTGCTCCGATTTTTTGTGTCCAAATGCTGTAAATCAGAAATCCAATTCCGCCAATAAGAATAATTCGGGCGATTATATATTGAGCATAATGCAAATTAGTATCAATTCGTTTTTTTGTCATTTTTTGTTTTAGCGCATTGTTTTCAGCATTAAACACAACAACAGAATATAGGACATATGTCCTATATTCTACGTATTTTTATTTACAAATCTAGAGGATTTATAATTAACTTAAAATTACCTATATCAATCTTGATATGATAAAAAGTATACCTCTATGCTTTTGTTTTTGAACAATAGAACTAAGCAAGAAATTCAATTTAATCGTAATGCAAACCTATTTTTTCTCTAACTGTATCTAACAGGTTGATTAACTGAAGACTTTTTTCGAAACTCATAATTGTACTTTCTATACGGTTTTGTAGCAACATTTCCTGTACATGAATGGCTTCATAGTTATAACCGTTGGTAGTCACCTTAAATTCTATATGTTCTGATTTTCCTTCTTTTTGGATGGTGATAGAAGATGGTTCGTGAAAACGACTATTGATAATGATAGATCCTTTTTCGAACTCTAGGATAGCGGTTGTATCGGTTTCTTTAGTAACAGCACTAAATAGCGAGGCTGTAACTCCATTTTTATACTGAAGCTGGATACTACAATCTTCATCAACTCCTGTTTTTCCTATAGTAGCCTGGGCATTTACTTCTTCGGGATATCCCAAAATGCTTAATGCAGCAAATAATGGATATATTCCTACATCGAGGAGACTTCCTCCTCCAAGTTTTTTGTTAAACACTCTTCCGTCGGGATCAAAAGGGGTTGTGAAACCAAAATCTGCTTTCAGCGTTTTTACTTTACCAAGCGCATTAGATGCAACAATATCTAAAACATAGGTGTAATGCGGAAGAAAATACGTCCATAGTGCTTCCATCAAAAATACCTTGTTCTTTTTTGCTAGCGCGATCATTTCTTCGACCTGGGTAGTATCTATAGCAAACGGTTTTTCGCATAGAACTGCCTTCTTATGGGTAAGGCACATCAACGTATTTTCATAGTGAAATACATGTGGCGTTGCAATATATATCACATCAATATCGGGATCCAGACTTAAGGTTTCATAGTTATCATAACAGGTCGAGGCGTGATGCTCCTTCCCAAACTCCTGAGCCTTTTTTAGATTCCTGCTTGCAACGGCATGAAGCCTTGCATTAGGAACCGATTTTAGGTCATTAGCAAACAGATGCGCTATTTTACCACAACCAATGATCCCCCATTTTATGATTTTTTCAACACTCATTAGGTTGTTATTTTGGGTTTAGATCCGATTAACGGTTGTATAAATATCGCGATAGTCATTACCAAAGCACATCCAAATAAATTAAGCCATAGATATGGCATCCAGTCATAATACCAGCCAAGAATAACAATTACCTGAGTAATAAGTGCTGCTACAAAGGTAGCGTTGCTATGTACAAATTTTATAAAGAAAGCTAATAAGAATATGCCTAGCACATTTCCATAAAAAATTGAACCAATAATATTTACCAATTGAATAAGATTGTCGAATAAATTGGCAAAACAGGCTACTATGATGGCCAATACACCCCATCCCAGAGTGAAAAATTTGGAAGCAGATACATAATGTTGATCACTTTTTTCTTCGGCTACATTTCGTTTGTATAAATCAATTGCAGTAGTTGATGCCAAAGCATTTAATTCTGAAGCTGTAGACGACATGGCAGCAGATAAGATAACAGCAAGGAGCAGACCGATAAGCCCTCTGGGTAGATTGTTTAAAATAAAATGAATAAATACATAATCTTTATCATTTGTCTCTACTGTTGTATCTGCTTTTTTAATTAATACTTTAGCAGCTTCACGGGTTTCTTTTTCTTTTTTGTTTAGCTCCTCAATTAAACTTTTATTACCTGATTCTTGATCTACCAGATAGCCTTTAATTACAGCATCTTTTGAGCTATGAATTTCTGCAAGTTTGTTTTCTAATGCTGTGTATTGTTCTGCATATTCTGTGTTAAGTATAGCTTCTTTTCCTTTTGGATTGAAATTTAAGGGAGACGCATTAAATTGGTAAAAAACAAATACCATCACCCCAACTAAGAGAATAAAAAACTGCATAGGTACTTTGAGCAATCCATTAAACAAAAGTCCTAGCTGACTTTCTTTTATAGATTTACCGGTTAAATACCGTTGTACCTGGCTTTGATCAGTACCAAAGTAGGAGAGGGCCAAAAATGTTCCTCCAATGATTCCACTCCAGAACGTATAACGATTATCGAGATCAAAGGAGAAGTCAAGGATTTCCATTTTTCCGCTGGCACCTGCAATATCTAGTGCTTTAGAAAAAGTAATTCCCTCTGGGAGGTAACTTATGATAATAAAAAAGGCAACCAACATACCAATAAAAATAATACCCATCTGTTGTTTCTGAGTAATATTAACTGCTTTTGTTCCTCCAGAAACAGTGTATATAATTACTAGTATACCTATGATGATATTTAAAGTAATTAGATCCCAACCTAGTACAGATGATAATATTATAGCTGGCGCAAAAATAGTAATCCCGGCAGCTAATCCTCTTTGAACCAAAAATAGAATAGCTGTTAAGCTTCTGGTTTTGAGATCGAATCGGCTTTCGAGATATTCATATGCTGTGTAGACATTTAGCTTATGATACATTGGTATAAAAACCATACAAATGACAACCATGGCAATAGGAACCCCAAAGTAGAATTGTACAAACCCCATACCGTCATGAAAAGCCTGGCCTGGAGCAGAAAGAAAAGTAATAGCACTTGCTTGTGTTGCCATCACCGATAGACCAATGGTCCACCAATGTGCATCATTACCTCCTCGAATATAATCTTTTACATTTTTACTGCCTTTGGTTTTCCAGGCACCATATAGTACTATAAATAGTAAGGTTCCTAGTAGTACGATCCAATCTATGGTTTGCATAAGTTGATTGATTAAATTAGTTTATTGATTGATGGTTGAGGTTGTTTTCTGTACAGAAGAATTATGAATAAGAAGTAGTGATAAAATAAAACAGTAGTATATAAACTGCATTAGCGATTAATACTGCACTATATAATTTTTTCCACTCTCTTTTTTCGTCTTTCTTTTCCATAATAAAAAATTGCTAGATTAGATATATTTGGTATTTATTTTCCTAAGGAAAGCATATTCGCAAAAAGTCGATATGCACCTGATACTCCCGCCGGAAACTCTCTAAAAAAACTAAGTCCGGTATACACATAATGTCCTTTACCATATTTGGCAATTAATAAGGGGCCTTTTTTTTCAGATTCTCCTTTATCATTGGCCGCCAAAATAGGGGTGTACTCTTTTGACCATTCATTAGGGAAATATAACCCTCTTTCCTGCACCCATCCTTTAAAATCATTAGCAGTAATTTTATTGGGTGAATTTAATACCTGATGCTCTGGAGCCAAAAAGGTAATTTTTGCATTTTCATCGGTTACCCGATCTCTGGATAATTTAAGGGGATATGG is a window encoding:
- a CDS encoding Gfo/Idh/MocA family protein; amino-acid sequence: MSVEKIIKWGIIGCGKIAHLFANDLKSVPNARLHAVASRNLKKAQEFGKEHHASTCYDNYETLSLDPDIDVIYIATPHVFHYENTLMCLTHKKAVLCEKPFAIDTTQVEEMIALAKKNKVFLMEALWTYFLPHYTYVLDIVASNALGKVKTLKADFGFTTPFDPDGRVFNKKLGGGSLLDVGIYPLFAALSILGYPEEVNAQATIGKTGVDEDCSIQLQYKNGVTASLFSAVTKETDTTAILEFEKGSIIINSRFHEPSSITIQKEGKSEHIEFKVTTNGYNYEAIHVQEMLLQNRIESTIMSFEKSLQLINLLDTVREKIGLHYD
- a CDS encoding nuclear transport factor 2 family protein; translation: MSPKELVEKWVETFNDGNAEKISEFYHDDAVNHQVTNQPVIGKIAIREMFKTEFNQASMNCIIENIFEDNDWGILEWKDPLGLRGCGFFQIENGKIKFQRGYWDKLSFLRQHKLPIPQE
- a CDS encoding DUF2911 domain-containing protein, with protein sequence MKKIILFLSMALFSLGIEAQVKAPQPSPSSKIEQVIGLTDVSVEYSRPSMRGRAIFGNLVPYDKLWRTGANKNTQITFSDDVKVAGKELKKGTYAIYTKPGKENWEIIFYSDANNWGTPQKWDDTKVAATATVKANTIPMNVETFTIMFSDFKMDSAVMNFIWANTEAAVTITTAAKAQTIASIEKTMAGPTDRDHYLAATFYKDSGDFAKAKEHIDKAISLRKEPAFWYHRQQSLIYSLAGDKDGAIKAAKTSLELAEKAGNADYVKMNKDSLAEWGAK
- a CDS encoding cytochrome c biogenesis protein CcdA — its product is MNIYFIAFISGVIAVLTPAVFPYLIITPLIFEKLKNSNRQHKINILLYTIITSLVFVYILTQLISSRLLNEISFDSSYGILIHSSRILFLIWFLSSFTKKYQLLNFGTWMQFFRFLGLLIFSTQLALSAISSTGPILGTLMITNAENNDLISIIPILIAFSIGLILPFMTVLWIFTKKYDNLKLKKWWPNSQLITGGLLLLFSLVQLTLDIINF
- a CDS encoding sodium:solute symporter; translation: MQTIDWIVLLGTLLFIVLYGAWKTKGSKNVKDYIRGGNDAHWWTIGLSVMATQASAITFLSAPGQAFHDGMGFVQFYFGVPIAMVVICMVFIPMYHKLNVYTAYEYLESRFDLKTRSLTAILFLVQRGLAAGITIFAPAIILSSVLGWDLITLNIIIGILVIIYTVSGGTKAVNITQKQQMGIIFIGMLVAFFIIISYLPEGITFSKALDIAGASGKMEILDFSFDLDNRYTFWSGIIGGTFLALSYFGTDQSQVQRYLTGKSIKESQLGLLFNGLLKVPMQFFILLVGVMVFVFYQFNASPLNFNPKGKEAILNTEYAEQYTALENKLAEIHSSKDAVIKGYLVDQESGNKSLIEELNKKEKETREAAKVLIKKADTTVETNDKDYVFIHFILNNLPRGLIGLLLAVILSAAMSSTASELNALASTTAIDLYKRNVAEEKSDQHYVSASKFFTLGWGVLAIIVACFANLFDNLIQLVNIIGSIFYGNVLGIFLLAFFIKFVHSNATFVAALITQVIVILGWYYDWMPYLWLNLFGCALVMTIAIFIQPLIGSKPKITT
- a CDS encoding DUF3137 domain-containing protein is translated as MTEKDFNDFFDYQLKPKYKSLESVRKKSFKFNRNVRLLLLLLIIGAIYLIFFQYSQIILCLVCLITAFGIHYFFRIDIDATNFKEQYVEKIVRTLMHKVDNSLTYIPTKGVSRDIFNASRILSTKPGFYQSKGLIQGNLNQTAFRFANVHASSSDSAGGGPKTKTLFKGIFYEADFKLPCKHDLYVLPVSASNFMGKLGEWIKENNLFRPDLVKVEDVIFNKIFVVYGNDEAEAHRILNPETRAKLVALYQETRASVYLSIVNSKPYIAIGDYTNYESYFKPCFSQSSLDFDTIKKDYLLLKRYINITKELNHCI